Below is a genomic region from Ammonifex degensii KC4.
CTTCCACTTCCTTGAGACCCCGCGTCTCACCGACCCGTGCGAGATCCGGCTCTGTTTCGAGCGCGAGGCGCTTTTCCATCAGCTCTTTTCCTCTCCCCTTCTGCTCAGGCTGTTGGAAGACCCCCTTTTCTTGAACACTCTGCTCCCCTTGCTCTCCGCCGGGGCCTACCAACCCCGAGAGTGGCACGTCAAAGCGCCTCACGACGCCAACGCTGCCCGTGCCTTGTGGTGGTTTTTCTCCAGGTTTTGCGGTTCTCTTACCGGACACCGGCGCAGAGAAGAGAAGGGAATTATGTTCGTCCCTGACGCGGGTGCGCCCGATGTCTTTTCCGCCGCTCCGGGGAGGCCGCTTGGCAGGCTCCATGATTTTCCCTCTCTTCAAGACCCGGGACGGACAAAGCTCTTGCGGCTGTGGCTGTATCTTATCGCCGAGAAGCTCCTGGTCTGCCCTGCCTCGCCCCCCTCGCCCAAGGTTCGGTCTGCTTGGCGTGAGTGGTACTTCACGTACAACGCCTCGTGGCGGACGCGCGCTGGGAGGCCGGGGGACGGGAATCCGGAGTCATCCAGGGTCTCACCGTCTGATCGGTGGACCCACGGACACGCGTGCCGCAGCAGGGAAGTCTTTTGGTTTGCCGTTCCTGACTTCCTCCCCCCTCCCGCCTTTGCCGCCGTTTTTCTCACCTGTTTTCCTCCGGAGGTGGGGAAGGTCACCGTGTTTTGGGGACCCCCGGTTCCCGTCGACGGCCGTGTTGCGTTTGAGGTTCACCCTTTCTGCGTCGTTCTGGGCGACCACCTTCCTGGGCCGGAGGTCAGAAACAGTTTCTGATTTCTTTACCTTCTTTCTCAAGAAGACTTGCGTTTTGCCACCTGTTGTGATACCTTAACAACAGGTGGTGATTACTGTGAAGCTCTACACGATCAGGGAAGCGGCAGAAGCGCTGGGGGTCAGCGTTTCCACCCTGCGCCTGTGGGACAAGAAGGGCATCCTCGTACCCCTGAGGACACTCACGGGCAAGCGGCGCTACACGGAAGAGATGATCCAGCGGGCGCTGGGCCTCAAGAAGCTGAGGTCTGAGCCCCGGAAGGTGGTGCTTTACGCCCGCGTGTCCTCAAAGGCGCAGGAGCCCGACCTGGAAAACCAGGTGGCTTACCTCAAGGAGTTCGCCGCCGGGAGGGGACTTTGCGTCGACGAGATAATCACCGACGTGGGTTCGGCCTTAAACTGGCACCGCAAGGGCCTCATGAAGCTCTGCGACCTGGTGCTCCGGGGGGAGGTCAAGACGGTCGTCGTGGCTTATAAGGACCGGTTGGCGCGCTTCGGCTTCGAGTTCCTGGAAAAGCTCTTCGCCCGCTTCGGGTGCGAGATACTGGTGGTCAACCGGGCGGAGGACGCCTCGCCCGCGCGGGAGCTGGCCGAAGACCTGGTGAGCGTCGCGCGGCACTTCGCCGCCAGGCTTTACGGCCAGCGGACGTACAGGGCCCGGAAGCTGGTAAAAAAGGTGAAGGAGGCGCTGGCGGATGCGGCGGACGGTGAGGCAGAAGAGCCTGCCGCTGAACAGCGGAAAGTGGGCCAGGCTGGTCGAGACCGCTGAGGCTTACGCCCGCCAGAAGGACGCCTTCCTGGTGGAGTACGCCCACATCAAGTACCCGCGCTACCTGGGCGACAAGCGCGCCCTGCGCGACGAGCTGGTCTCCCGGGGCTTCACCAGTCCCTTCGGGCTTAGCGCCCGCATGTGGAAGCTCTGCCTGGAAGACGCCCTCTTCACCCTGGAGAGGCAGTGGGAAGCGGCCATAGAGACCGTGAGGGGCCTGGTCGCCCGCCACGGAGGACTCACCGACGAAGAAAAGCGCTACGCTTTCTGGCTGCTGTACAAGCCGGAGAAGGGCAGCCGCCCGTGGGAACGCGTCCAGGCCATCTTCACCGGCGAAGACGTCACCGGCGGGCAGGTAAAGCTGGACGAAGCCGACAGGCTGAGGGTGAGGAACTACCTGAGGCGCGCGCTCCGCCGCGTCCTCGGCAAAAGGCCGAGAGTAAAGAAGGCCCGCAGCTTCGTGGTGGACCCACAGATGTACCGGGTGTTTTCCACGGAGAAGAGGCAGTACATAGCGGTGTCTACTCTGACTCCCGGGGAGAGGGTGGTCGTCCCCCTGGCGGGGGTGCACGCGGTGAAGGGCAACCTGCGGCTGGTGCTCCTGCCCGACGAGCGGGCGGTGGAAGTCCACATAAGCTGTGAGCCGGCAGTTTTTCCTCCCGGGGACGGAGAGGCGGGCATAGACCTTGGCGTGACGGAGGTGTTCACCGACGACACGGGCAGGAAGTACCGGCCGGAGTACGGCGAAGCCCTCAAAGAGATGTCGGACTACATCCTGGACAAGAGCAGGAAGCGCCAGAAGCTCTGGGCGCTGTACCGCGAGAACCTGGAGAAGGACCCCGCCAAAGCGCGGCGCATAAGGAAGCACAACCTGGGCGTCCTCAAGCAGCGGGAGCGGTGCCGGAGGTTCCGGCGGAGGTGCGAAAACGAAGTCAACCGCGCTTTCAACGAGTTCCTGAAGGCGCGCAGGCCCAGGGTAGTGGCCTACGAGGACCTGTCGCGTCTGCGGGGCAAGGCAAAAAGCAGAGGACTTTCCCGGAGGGTCTCCATGTGGCAGAGGAGCATCATCAGGGAGCGCATGGGGTTCAAGTGGTTTGTGTACTCGGTAGAGGACCCGGGGCCGGTGAACGCGGCCTATTCCAGCCAGACCTGCCCCGCGTGCGGGTGGCCGGACCCGCAGAACCGCAGTGGGGACACTTTCAGGTGCAGGAAGTGCGGTTTCACCGCCGACGCCGACCAGGTGGCAGCGGTGAACCTGAAGGCCAGGCTGCGCGACGAGGAGATAACGCGGTATACGCCCAGGAACAAGGTAAAGGAGATCTTGCTGCGTCGGTATTCCGGGAACGGCGCGGTTTAGTCTTTTGGCCGCGGTCGTTTTGCCCCGGGTGTCCCGGGGCGTGTGGGCGGGAGGCCGGCCTGGCGGGAGAAAGCGCCGCCTGAAACGCGCTCCGGCCGGGAAAGGGAGTGCGCGAGGGCGGGCTTTAACGGGGGTGGGCCCCGCACCGCCGGGTGCCTTCCCTGGGGCGCGCGGGAAACGGCGTCCCGGGTGGCGGTAAGCAACCTCCTGCCTTCCGGGTGGGAGCCCCGCGGGCCGGGCGTCATGACCACCCCGCCGTTTGGAAGCCCGAAGGTCGGACGAAGACGGTGGGTCCCCTGGGGCCCGCCGGATGACGCGCCGGCCTGACGGTGACTGTTTCGGGCGGGACTCCAGAAGCACAGGCCCTGCCCCTCCCTCCCGGCCGGGAGGGCAGGTGTCCGGCCTCTCGGAGAGCGTGAACTTCCAGGCCCGCTTTGCTACCAGGATGCTACTCCTTGATAGCACTTGGTAGCAAAATTGAAACAGGTCTAGCTCCACCCGGTCTTTCGTGCCGGGCTTTCTCTTTTTAAGGGAGGTGATCCGTCTTGGTCAGCGAGGTGCCGGTCAGTCTCCTCAAGCCACACCCGAAGAACGCGGAGTACTACTCTCCTCCCACTCCGGAGGAGCGGGAAGCGTTGAGGCGCAGCATCGCGGCGGAGGGCATCCGCGACCCGCTGAAGGTGACCCCCGACTACACGGTGATAGCGGGGCACGTGCGGCTGGAGATAGCGAGGGAGCTCGGCCTGGAGAGGGTGCCCGTGGTCATCGTGGACGGGCCGCCGGAGTACCTGGAGTACCTGCTGATCGCGGACAACGACGAGAGGCGCCTCTGCCGGGACCCGATCAAGAAGGCGAAACGCGCGGAGTTCTTAAAGCGGTACTGGGGAGTACGGGAAGGGAGCGCGAATCCCAAAGGCACTGTGGTCCCTCGTCAGGTGCAAAATGCACCTCACGAAGGGAAGACCCTGGTCGATGTTGCCGAAGCTATCGGTGAAAGCGTGGATACCACGAAGCGCCTTCTTAAGCTCAACGACCTGATCCCCGAGCTCCAGCGGCTCGTCTCCCAGGGGAAGCTCTCCCAGACGGCGGCCTACTCCCTGGCCTTCCTGCCGCCAGAGGAGCAGAGACGGCTCCTCAAGGTTCTGGGAGAGACCGGCGTGAGCGACCTCTCGGTCAAGCAGGCTCAGGAACTCCGGAAGGAGCTCGAAGCCGAGCGCAGGGAGAAGGAAGCGCTCTCCCGCCGCCTGGCCGAGCTGGAGGAGGAGAAGAAGTACCTCTCCGCCGAGCTCACCAGGCTCTCCGGGGAACTCACCTTCAGGGAAGAGCAGGGACGGAAGGTAGAGGAACTGCGCGCCCTCCTGGAGGAGAAGGAGAGGGAGTTGGCGGGGCTCAGGCGGAAGCTCAGGGAGCTCCAGGAGAGGCCCGTCGAGAGGGTCGTGGAGAAAGTGGTCTACAGGACCGACCCCGCGCTGGAGGCGGAGCTGGAGGCGGCGAGGGAGCAGGCGGCGAAGCTCCTCGAAGAGAAGGAGTTCTACGAGCAGAGGTTCA
It encodes:
- a CDS encoding IS607 family transposase → MKLYTIREAAEALGVSVSTLRLWDKKGILVPLRTLTGKRRYTEEMIQRALGLKKLRSEPRKVVLYARVSSKAQEPDLENQVAYLKEFAAGRGLCVDEIITDVGSALNWHRKGLMKLCDLVLRGEVKTVVVAYKDRLARFGFEFLEKLFARFGCEILVVNRAEDASPARELAEDLVSVARHFAARLYGQRTYRARKLVKKVKEALADAADGEAEEPAAEQRKVGQAGRDR
- a CDS encoding RNA-guided endonuclease InsQ/TnpB family protein, with product MEYAHIKYPRYLGDKRALRDELVSRGFTSPFGLSARMWKLCLEDALFTLERQWEAAIETVRGLVARHGGLTDEEKRYAFWLLYKPEKGSRPWERVQAIFTGEDVTGGQVKLDEADRLRVRNYLRRALRRVLGKRPRVKKARSFVVDPQMYRVFSTEKRQYIAVSTLTPGERVVVPLAGVHAVKGNLRLVLLPDERAVEVHISCEPAVFPPGDGEAGIDLGVTEVFTDDTGRKYRPEYGEALKEMSDYILDKSRKRQKLWALYRENLEKDPAKARRIRKHNLGVLKQRERCRRFRRRCENEVNRAFNEFLKARRPRVVAYEDLSRLRGKAKSRGLSRRVSMWQRSIIRERMGFKWFVYSVEDPGPVNAAYSSQTCPACGWPDPQNRSGDTFRCRKCGFTADADQVAAVNLKARLRDEEITRYTPRNKVKEILLRRYSGNGAV
- a CDS encoding ParB/RepB/Spo0J family partition protein, with amino-acid sequence MVSEVPVSLLKPHPKNAEYYSPPTPEEREALRRSIAAEGIRDPLKVTPDYTVIAGHVRLEIARELGLERVPVVIVDGPPEYLEYLLIADNDERRLCRDPIKKAKRAEFLKRYWGVREGSANPKGTVVPRQVQNAPHEGKTLVDVAEAIGESVDTTKRLLKLNDLIPELQRLVSQGKLSQTAAYSLAFLPPEEQRRLLKVLGETGVSDLSVKQAQELRKELEAERREKEALSRRLAELEEEKKYLSAELTRLSGELTFREEQGRKVEELRALLEEKERELAGLRRKLRELQERPVERVVEKVVYRTDPALEAELEAAREQAAKLLEEKEFYEQRFRDLAREKERKEAKLRSLEQELERLERRYEHVCRELKREKEYPKPPQWSKEHAEFRQLVADASQHACALAEALGNLLKRHRDRLLAAARVRGAPGEELGELVEVLNDTMFFATFKSSLNIAASRIVEVWEVLEPGKPKLQVLRGGKEKED